A genomic region of Phragmites australis chromosome 2, lpPhrAust1.1, whole genome shotgun sequence contains the following coding sequences:
- the LOC133909297 gene encoding receptor protein-tyrosine kinase CEPR2-like, which translates to MSTSQFQIYFWLILVLPNFVISKSLPQDRDALFDIKDHLKDPQNYLHNWDESHSPCQFYGVTCDHNSGDVVGISLLNISLSGTISSSFSLLRQLRTLELGANSISGIVPAALANCTNLQVLNLSMNSLTGQLPDLSALHKLEVLDLSTNTFNGAFPAWVSKLSGLTELGLGENNFDEGDVPESIGDLKDLTWLFLGQCNLRGDIPASVFDLLSLGTLDFSRNQITGVFPKAISKLRNLWKIELYQNNLTGEIPSELATLTLLSEFDVSRNHLAGMLPKEISGLKKLRIFHIYQNNFSGELPEGLGDLQFLESFSTYENQLSGKFPANLGRFSPLNTIDISENYFSGEFPRFLCQNNKLQFLLALTNNFSGEFPGSYSSCKTLQRFRISQNQFSGSIPGGMWGLPNAVIIDVADNGFLGGISSDIGISVTLNQLYVQNNNFFGELPVELGRLSKLQKLVAFNNRFSGQIPTEIGSLKQLTYLHLEHNALEGPIPPDIGMCNSLVDMNLADNSLTGDIPDTLASLSTLNSLNLSHNMVSGEIPEGLQSLKLSYIDFSHNELSGPVPPQLLMVTGDDAFSENAGLCVTDTSEGWRQIVTNLRPCQLTDSRHNFSMRRLFLVLVIVISLVVLLSGLACLSYENYKLEEFNRKRDIESGDDTDSKWVLESFHPPELDPEEVCKLDGENLIGCGGTGKVYRLELSKGRGTVAVKELWKRDDAKVLKTEINTLGKIRHRNILKLNAFLTGGSSKFLVYEYVVNGNLYDAIRREFKAGQPELDWDKRYRIAVGAAKGIMYLHHDCSPAIIHRDIKSTNILLDEEYEAKLADFGIAKLVEGSPLSCFAGTHGYMAPELAYSLKATEKSDVYSFGVVLLELLTGRSPTDQHFGGEQDIVSWVSLHLADQNPAAVLDPKVSNVASDDMIKALNIAILCTVQLPSERPTMREVVKMLVDIDPSSTTGRAKNKNDKK; encoded by the exons ATGTCAACCTCACAGTTTCAAATATATTTCTGGTTAATTCTCGTGCTGCCCAATTTCGTAATATCAAAATCCCTACCTCAGGATAGAGATGCACTCTTTGACATAAAAGATCATCTGAAGGATCCACAAAATTACCTTCACAACTGGGATGAATCTCACTCACCGTGCCAATTTTACGGTGTTACATGTGACCACAATTCTGGTGACGTCGTTGGGATATCACTCTTAAATATCTCACTGTCAGGCACTATATCATCTTCATTTTCTCTTCTTCGCCAACTACGCACTCTGGAGCTCGGTGCAAACTCCATCTCAGGAATTGTTCCTGCTGCACTGGCCAACTGCACAAATCTGCAGGTTCTTAATCTGTCAATGAACAGTTTAACAGGCCAATTGCCTGATCTTTCAGCTTTACACAAACTAGAAGTTCTTGACTTGTCAACAAATACTTTTAATGGGGCATTTCCGGCATGGGTCAGCAAATTATCAGGCCTAACTGAATTAGGCCTAGGAGAGAACAACTTTGACGAAGGTGATGTTCCGGAAAGCATTGGAGACCTGAAGGACCTAACATGGCTATTTCTGGGACAATGCAATCTTAGGGGAGATATACCAGCTTCAGTGTTTGATTTATTATCATTGGGGACACTGGACTTCTCACGCAATCAGATAACCGGTGTGTTCCCCAAGGCGATATCAAAACTGAGGAACCTGTGGAAGATTGAGCTCTACCAAAACAACTTGACTGGTGAAATTCCTAGTGAGCTTGCAACTCTAACCTTGCTATCTGAATTTGATGTGTCTCGGAATCATCTAGCTGGTATGCTGCCTAAGGAGATTTCTGGCCTGAAGAAACTGAGGATCTTCCATATATACCAGAATAACTTCTCTGGTGAGCTTCCTGAAGGGCTAGGGGACTTGCAGTTTCTTGAGTCATTCTCAACTTATGAAAATCAGCTCTCGGGAAAGTTCCCTGCTAACCTTGGCCGGTTCTCACCACTCAACACAATTGACATATCAGAGAACTATTTTTCCGGTGAATTTCCAAGGTTCTTGTGCCAAAACAACAAGCTCCAGTTCTTACTGGCTTTGACCAACAACTTTTCAGGTGAATTCCCCGGCTCTTACTCTTCCTGCAAGACACTTCAAAGGTTcagaataagtcaaaatcaGTTCAGTGGGAGTATTCCAGGTGGAATGTGGGGATTGCCTAATGCTGTGATAATTGATGTTGCTGATAATGGATTTCTTGGGGGCATATCTTCTGATATAGGCATTTCAGTCACTCTGAACCAGCTGTATGTTCAGAACAACAACTTCTTTGGGGAGCTTCCAGTGGAGCTGGGGAGGCTCTCCAAGCTGCAGAAGCTGGTTGCTTTCAACAACAGATTCTCTGGCCAAATCCCTACAGAGATTGGAAGTCTGAAACAGCTGACTTATCTTCATTTGGAACATAATGCACTGGAAGGGCCGATACCACCAGATATCGGTATGTGCAATAGCCTGGTTGACATGAATCTTGCAGATAATTCTTTGACCGGAGACATTCCAGACACACTGGCCTCCCTCTCCACTCTGAATTCACTCAATCTCTCCCATAACATGGTCTCTGGTGAAATTCCTGAAGGATTGCAGTCACTGAAGCTGAGTTATATTGATTTCTCCCACAATGAGTTGTCCGGACCAGTCCCTCCTCAACTCCTGATGGTAACTGGAGATGATGCATTCTCTGAAAATGCCGGCCTTTGTGTCACGGACACTTCTGAAGGGTGGAGGCAAATTGTCACCAATTTAAGACCTTGTCAGTTGACCGACAGCCGTCACAACTTCTCAATGAGACGGTTGTTTCTTGTGCTGGTCATAGTGAtatctttggttgttcttctgTCTGGGTTGGCATGTCTGAGCTATGAAAATTACAAGCTTGAAGAGTTCAACAGAAAGAGAGATATAGAGAGTGGCGATGACACTGACTCGAAGTGGGTTCTTGAGTCCTTCCATCCCCCAGAGCTTGACCCTGAGGAAGTATGCAAGTTGGATGGAGAGAATTTGATTGGTTGTGGAGGCACTGGCAAAGTTTACAGGCTAGAATTGAGCAAGGGAAGAGGGACTGTAGCTGTGAAGGAGCTGTGGAAGCGTGATGATGCAAAGGTTTTGAAGACTGAGATAAACACCCTTGGGAAGATACGCCATCGGAACATTCTGAAACTCAATGCATTTTTGACTGGTGGATCATCAAAATTTCTGGTCTATGAGTATGTTGTGAATGGCAATCTGTATGATGCTATTCGCCGTGAGTTCAAAGCTGGGCAGCCGGAGCTTGACTGGGACAAGCGGTACCGCATTGCTGTTGGGGCTGCAAAGGGCATCATGTACCTTCACCACGATTGCTCCCCGGCCATAATTCATCGGGATATAAAGTCGACCAACATACTGCTGGACGAGGAGTATGAAGCTAAGCTTGCGGATTTCGGTATTGCTAAATTGGTGGAAGGTTCACCGCTTAGCTGCTTTGCTGGTACCCATGGCTACATGGCTCCTG AGCTTGCGTATTCTCTAAAGGCGACAGAGAAGAGTGACGTTTACAGCTTTGGTGTCGTACTGCTAGAGTTGCTTACTGGGCGTAGCCCGACAGATCAACATTTTGGCGGCGAACAGGACATCGTCTCCTGGGTTTCACTCCACTTGGCTGACCAAAACCCTGCAGCTGTTCTTGATCCAAAAGTAAGCAACGTTGCATCAGACGACATGATAAAGGCCTTGAACATTGCCATTCTTTGTACTGTTCAACTTCCATCTGAACGGCCTACAATGAGAGAAGTCGTGAAAATGCTCGTCGACATTGATCCTAGCTCCACAACCGGGAGGGCAAAgaacaagaatgataagaagtaa